The following coding sequences are from one bacterium SCSIO 12741 window:
- a CDS encoding archaeosortase/exosortase family protein, with translation MKLSTSNPLIRFLVFSVLLYVLWYVLYELWIHPQGAVDAFAINQIVEHARFILEAIGYRLNPDDVYAGEFVNTIGILGTAGVWIGDPCNGITLFALFTGFILAFPGPIRRKLWFIPMGILSIHLLNVIRVVALVIVSNYWPETLDFNHTYTFTILVYSYVFLLWYLWATKYSQVDVSKA, from the coding sequence ATGAAGTTAAGCACTTCAAATCCCCTGATTCGTTTTCTTGTATTTTCTGTTCTGCTGTATGTGCTATGGTATGTACTGTATGAGCTTTGGATTCACCCACAAGGAGCAGTAGATGCATTTGCCATCAATCAAATTGTGGAACATGCCCGCTTCATCCTTGAAGCCATTGGCTATCGCTTAAACCCCGATGATGTATATGCCGGAGAATTCGTAAACACCATAGGCATTTTGGGTACAGCTGGCGTTTGGATTGGAGACCCTTGCAATGGCATTACCCTGTTCGCTCTCTTTACCGGATTCATTTTGGCTTTTCCAGGACCGATTCGAAGAAAATTGTGGTTCATACCCATGGGCATTTTAAGCATTCATTTGCTCAATGTAATTCGAGTAGTAGCCTTGGTTATTGTCTCCAACTATTGGCCCGAAACCTTAGACTTTAACCACACCTATACCTTTACGATTCTGGTCTATTCCTACGTATTCCTGCTTTGGTATTTGTGGGCAACCAAATATTCTCAAGTTGATGTTTCGAAGGCTTAG
- a CDS encoding ABC transporter ATPase: protein MLTKTRIDQLPAHSRVWIYQANRTLNEVEKTEISNTLQNFVDSWAAHGAPLLAGFEVVYDRFIVLAVDEDQAAASGCSIDSSVRVFQALDQHYSLDLFNRLSLAYRNEAGEIAVTPMIEFERQLKEGALNADTIVFNNLVTNLGEFQAGWEVPVSKSWHARLMP, encoded by the coding sequence ATGTTAACTAAAACTCGAATAGATCAACTACCGGCACATTCTCGTGTTTGGATTTATCAGGCCAATAGAACCTTGAATGAGGTGGAGAAGACTGAGATTTCCAACACCTTGCAAAACTTTGTAGATAGCTGGGCTGCTCATGGCGCTCCTTTGCTCGCTGGGTTTGAGGTGGTTTATGATCGGTTCATCGTTTTGGCTGTGGATGAAGATCAGGCAGCTGCTTCAGGTTGCTCTATCGATTCTTCAGTACGTGTTTTTCAAGCTTTGGACCAACATTACAGCCTGGATTTGTTTAACCGTTTGAGCTTAGCCTATCGCAACGAAGCTGGAGAGATAGCGGTTACTCCCATGATTGAGTTTGAACGTCAATTGAAGGAAGGCGCACTGAATGCAGATACGATCGTGTTCAATAACCTGGTTACCAATTTGGGTGAGTTCCAGGCCGGATGGGAAGTACCTGTTAGCAAATCCTGGCACGCTCGGTTGATGCCTTAG
- a CDS encoding (Fe-S)-binding protein, which produces MSETLQVKTMAEMMAAGEEPEVLFWVGCAGSFDFRAKKITRAFVKILNGAGIRFAVLGTEEGCTGDPAKRAGNEFLFQMQAMTNIQVLNGYGIKNIVTTCPHCFNTLKNEYPGLGGDYKVQHHTQFLKGLLDSGKVKVQGGVFKGKKITFHDPCYLGRANDEYEAPRELLKELDADLVEMKRCKSKALCCGAGGAQMFKEAEKGNKEVNIERTDDALEVNPDIIATGCPFCNTMMTDGVKGAEKEDKIAVIDLAELVAEAQDVN; this is translated from the coding sequence ATGAGTGAGACATTACAGGTGAAAACCATGGCCGAAATGATGGCAGCCGGAGAAGAGCCGGAAGTGTTGTTTTGGGTAGGTTGTGCCGGAAGTTTTGATTTCCGTGCCAAGAAGATTACACGGGCCTTCGTTAAAATATTGAACGGGGCTGGAATTCGTTTTGCGGTGTTAGGAACGGAAGAAGGTTGTACCGGAGATCCGGCCAAACGAGCGGGAAATGAGTTTTTGTTTCAAATGCAAGCCATGACCAATATTCAGGTTTTGAATGGCTATGGCATCAAAAACATTGTGACTACTTGTCCCCATTGTTTTAATACGCTGAAAAATGAATATCCTGGCTTAGGTGGAGATTACAAGGTTCAGCACCACACCCAATTCCTTAAAGGATTGCTTGATTCTGGCAAGGTAAAGGTACAAGGGGGCGTTTTTAAAGGAAAGAAAATCACTTTTCACGATCCCTGTTACCTCGGACGGGCCAACGATGAGTATGAAGCACCTCGTGAATTGCTTAAGGAGTTGGATGCGGATCTCGTAGAAATGAAGCGTTGCAAAAGCAAGGCGCTTTGTTGTGGAGCTGGCGGTGCCCAAATGTTTAAAGAAGCCGAGAAGGGAAACAAGGAAGTTAACATAGAGCGCACCGATGATGCTCTTGAAGTTAACCCAGATATAATTGCGACAGGATGCCCGTTTTGTAATACCATGATGACCGATGGTGTGAAAGGGGCCGAAAAAGAAGATAAAATCGCGGTCATCGATTTGGCGGAATTAGTAGCGGAGGCACAAGATGTTAACTAA
- a CDS encoding phosphoheptose isomerase, with amino-acid sequence MKNKPSLQNLQKEGKSLSPVLNDGVKNFLIDIDGTVCDDIPNEEPERMATARIYEGALDTVNGWYEEGHIITFFTSRLEEHREVTEKWLDDHGFKYHGILFGKPRGGNYHWIDNHIVRATRYEGHFSELVEKEVKVQVFK; translated from the coding sequence ATGAAGAATAAACCAAGTCTTCAGAATTTACAAAAAGAAGGAAAGTCCTTAAGCCCTGTTTTAAATGATGGGGTAAAGAACTTTTTGATTGATATAGATGGAACCGTTTGCGACGATATTCCGAATGAGGAACCCGAGCGAATGGCGACAGCGAGAATTTATGAAGGTGCTTTAGATACCGTTAACGGATGGTATGAAGAAGGGCACATCATTACTTTTTTTACCTCCCGCCTGGAAGAGCATCGTGAGGTGACCGAAAAGTGGTTGGATGATCATGGTTTTAAATACCACGGTATTCTTTTTGGGAAACCGAGAGGGGGAAATTACCATTGGATCGACAACCATATTGTGAGAGCCACCCGATACGAAGGCCATTTCAGTGAATTGGTCGAAAAAGAAGTAAAAGTTCAGGTATTTAAATAG
- a CDS encoding 4Fe-4S dicluster domain-containing protein has translation MGVGNIIFIVALIAAGYLFSKNIGKIIRNIRLGKSVDRSDQSDLRWKTMIRVALGQSKMVVRPIPGILHILVYAGFVIINLEILEIMIDGIFGTHRVFTGILGAAYIPFINVFEVLALLVWAACLLFLIRRNVLSIARFRSPEMKGWPFKDANLILLAEVLMMSAFLIMDAADTVLMNMPEGAPASYASTGLTDVKFLVSQNLVGLMPSNVTALVIIERFCWWFHILGILAFLNYLVISKHLHIILAFPNTYFSNLKPKGEFQNLESVKKEVELMFDPNADPYAAPATDAPQETFGAKDVTDLTWKQLLDAYTCTECGRCTSVCPANTTGKLLSPRKVMMDTRDRITEVGKGIDKNGAEHNDGKLLVGDYITAEELWACNTCNACTDACPVNIDPLSIIMDLRQYLVMEQSAAPAELNNMFTNIENNGAPWQFAQSDRLNWKDEE, from the coding sequence ATGGGTGTAGGCAATATCATATTCATCGTTGCACTGATTGCAGCAGGTTATTTGTTTTCCAAAAACATCGGCAAAATCATTCGCAATATCCGATTGGGTAAATCGGTAGACCGAAGCGATCAATCGGATCTTCGTTGGAAAACCATGATTCGGGTGGCGTTAGGTCAATCTAAAATGGTGGTTCGCCCTATTCCTGGGATTCTTCACATATTGGTTTATGCTGGATTCGTGATTATCAATCTGGAGATTCTGGAAATCATGATTGATGGAATCTTTGGAACGCACCGGGTTTTTACCGGAATTTTAGGGGCAGCCTACATTCCCTTTATCAATGTATTTGAGGTCCTTGCCCTGTTGGTTTGGGCCGCTTGTTTGCTCTTTCTCATCAGAAGAAATGTACTCTCTATTGCTCGCTTTCGGTCTCCTGAAATGAAGGGGTGGCCGTTTAAGGATGCGAATCTGATTCTTCTGGCCGAGGTACTTATGATGAGCGCCTTCTTAATTATGGATGCCGCCGACACGGTATTGATGAACATGCCGGAGGGAGCTCCCGCTTCTTATGCGAGTACCGGACTAACAGACGTTAAGTTTCTGGTGAGCCAGAATTTGGTGGGTTTGATGCCATCGAATGTGACCGCTCTCGTTATAATCGAACGCTTTTGCTGGTGGTTCCACATCCTCGGAATTTTGGCCTTTTTGAATTACCTGGTCATTTCCAAACACCTGCACATCATCCTTGCTTTTCCTAATACCTACTTCTCCAACTTGAAGCCTAAGGGAGAATTCCAAAACCTGGAATCTGTGAAAAAAGAGGTAGAGCTGATGTTCGACCCTAACGCAGATCCTTATGCAGCGCCAGCAACGGATGCTCCCCAAGAAACTTTTGGAGCAAAGGATGTTACCGATTTGACCTGGAAGCAGTTGTTGGATGCCTACACCTGTACAGAATGTGGTCGATGTACATCGGTTTGTCCTGCAAATACTACCGGTAAACTGCTTTCCCCACGGAAGGTCATGATGGACACCCGTGATCGGATTACCGAGGTAGGAAAAGGAATAGACAAAAATGGTGCGGAGCACAACGATGGAAAGTTGTTGGTAGGTGACTACATTACCGCAGAAGAATTGTGGGCCTGTAATACGTGCAATGCCTGTACGGATGCTTGCCCTGTAAATATTGATCCTTTGTCCATTATCATGGATTTACGCCAGTATTTGGTGATGGAGCAAAGCGCTGCCCCGGCAGAACTGAATAACATGTTTACCAACATTGAAAACAACGGTGCGCCGTGGCAATTTGCCCAGTCTGATCGTCTAAACTGGAAAGATGAAGAATAA
- a CDS encoding MCE family protein — MKFSKEIVIALVVLFSLGVFYFGYNFLKGSNLFNRGITLYATYEDVSGLNPDDPVTIQGDRVGKVRSYYLDPKSRQIILEIEFSRSELLIPDDSRAIIGSTGLLGGKVVLIELGNSNSYLVDEDTIASGTSVDVLESLTAGLEPFEKKAIEVVNSVDSVMKLMQLVLNDKNRGNIEDGLEHMADALETFDSAAVTLNDLLVSEKARLAIVMENLQVMSENLAEFSDTLNTLEIKQTIDQANTALASANEILRKVEEGEGTMGELVNNDTLYQNLEAASKNLDLLLIDLQNNPKRYVHFSVFGRKDKKDKNDSTKTN, encoded by the coding sequence TTGAAGTTTTCCAAAGAGATTGTCATAGCCCTGGTTGTCCTGTTTAGTCTGGGCGTATTTTATTTCGGATACAACTTTTTAAAAGGATCCAACCTCTTCAATCGAGGCATTACCCTCTACGCAACCTACGAAGATGTTTCTGGTCTCAATCCCGATGATCCCGTAACCATTCAGGGTGACCGCGTGGGAAAAGTGAGAAGCTACTACCTCGACCCCAAGAGTCGTCAAATTATCCTTGAAATCGAGTTTTCGCGTTCAGAATTGCTCATTCCCGATGATAGCCGCGCTATTATAGGAAGTACTGGACTTCTGGGTGGAAAGGTAGTGTTGATTGAGCTGGGCAACTCCAATTCCTACCTGGTAGATGAGGATACCATTGCCTCGGGAACCTCTGTAGATGTGCTGGAGTCATTAACCGCAGGCTTAGAACCCTTCGAGAAAAAGGCCATTGAAGTTGTAAATTCAGTGGACTCGGTGATGAAACTGATGCAGCTTGTACTCAATGATAAAAATCGAGGTAACATTGAAGACGGTTTGGAACACATGGCCGATGCACTTGAAACTTTTGATAGTGCAGCCGTCACCTTAAACGATCTTTTGGTAAGCGAGAAAGCACGTTTGGCCATTGTTATGGAAAATCTGCAGGTTATGAGCGAAAATCTGGCCGAGTTTTCGGATACCTTGAATACACTCGAAATCAAGCAAACCATCGACCAGGCGAATACGGCCTTGGCCAGTGCCAACGAAATTCTTAGAAAAGTAGAAGAGGGTGAGGGTACCATGGGTGAGTTGGTCAACAACGATACCTTGTATCAAAACCTGGAAGCGGCCAGCAAAAACCTGGATCTACTTCTAATAGACCTTCAGAACAATCCGAAAAGATATGTCCACTTCTCGGTATTTGGCAGAAAGGATAAAAAGGACAAAAACGATTCTACAAAGACAAATTAG
- a CDS encoding N-acetylmuramoyl-L-alanine amidase, producing MKTKPFIILASSMLFVLLTSFYPYRPGEYGLKKVVIDAGHGGKDPGSIGVDGIKEKDIVLDIALRVGRAIKANHPDVKLVFTRETDVFIELTNRANIANKHNADLFISIHADAAVNKSAYGTETFALGLHKEAANLDIVKRENKVILMEDNYESNYEGFDPKSMEFNIFSGLVSQANLDQSLRFASKVQEQFKSAGRRDRGVKQAGFVVLYKTTMPSVLVETGFITNTKEGRFLNQEDNRVLISNCIYNAFKAYKKDVDSQFADLAPGTSTPPPSKPDHGVRFRVQIVSSPEPVEIKATNFKGLDDIRELKVNGSYKYTVGNELTFEEGLNLQKHVRENGYKDAFLIGVYQGKRITITEARKIVEQH from the coding sequence ATGAAAACCAAACCGTTCATTATTTTGGCTTCCTCCATGCTCTTTGTCCTACTCACCTCTTTTTACCCCTATCGCCCGGGTGAATATGGTTTGAAAAAAGTAGTGATTGATGCGGGCCACGGAGGAAAGGATCCAGGGTCCATCGGGGTAGATGGAATCAAGGAAAAAGACATTGTACTCGACATTGCGCTTCGCGTAGGTCGTGCGATAAAAGCCAATCACCCAGATGTAAAATTGGTTTTTACGCGTGAAACCGATGTTTTTATCGAATTGACGAACCGCGCCAACATTGCCAACAAGCATAACGCAGACCTTTTTATCTCCATTCATGCCGATGCTGCCGTGAACAAGTCAGCTTATGGAACGGAAACTTTTGCTCTGGGATTACACAAAGAGGCAGCTAACCTCGACATTGTGAAGCGGGAAAACAAAGTAATTCTGATGGAGGATAATTACGAATCCAACTACGAAGGTTTTGATCCTAAATCCATGGAATTCAACATATTTTCAGGATTGGTTAGCCAAGCTAATTTGGACCAAAGTCTTCGATTTGCCTCTAAGGTTCAGGAACAGTTCAAGAGCGCCGGTCGGCGTGATCGGGGAGTGAAGCAGGCCGGTTTTGTGGTATTGTACAAAACCACCATGCCCAGTGTTTTGGTAGAAACCGGATTTATTACCAACACTAAGGAAGGACGATTTCTGAATCAGGAAGACAACCGAGTTTTGATTTCCAATTGTATTTACAACGCTTTCAAGGCGTATAAAAAGGATGTAGATAGTCAGTTCGCTGATTTAGCGCCGGGTACGTCCACACCTCCACCATCTAAACCTGACCATGGAGTTCGTTTTCGAGTGCAGATTGTGTCCTCTCCGGAACCCGTAGAAATTAAGGCAACCAATTTTAAAGGATTGGATGATATACGTGAGCTTAAGGTGAACGGGAGCTATAAATATACCGTTGGAAATGAGCTTACTTTTGAAGAAGGATTAAATTTGCAGAAGCACGTTCGAGAAAATGGCTACAAAGATGCCTTCCTGATCGGAGTTTATCAGGGTAAAAGGATCACCATCACAGAGGCCAGGAAGATTGTCGAACAGCACTAA
- a CDS encoding LPS-assembly protein LptD produces MSKINTTALPTHSFRPRLFHAFLLIMLCGHVAYAQNDSIPINGPDSTQTQADTSKTEDQASSSSFNSKVEYMAEDSLRFDVKNQLVYLYSSGEVHYETTSLKADYIELDLNSNEVFSRGSLDTTTGELVGKPEFSDGGQEFEATEMRYNFQSKKGLISDAVTQQGDGYVTGNKVKKLPGDVIFIEDGRFCPCEDRNAKTFIQAKKIKIIPEDKVVTGPANLKLGNIPTPLLLPFGIFPNRQGAASGIIPPQFNYSESQGFSLQQGGYYWAVNDYMDLSFLGDIYSRGSWGLGLKSNYNVKYRFRGNVDLKYSRFVEGSAETQDLRRETIYRIFWKHVQDPKSSPYSNFSADVNVYANNRLDITSTAQQYLSNTFKSNINYSYNFPNSPFRMTVNASHELNTIDTNTYAQLVLPQITLNMDRIYPFKRKYKVGRDKWYEKIGLTYSTNALNKINTLQDSLFTESALDDLKYGIRHTFGLNTNYKLLKVFSFQPSFNYRETWEFKQTDQTWDADSGVIQENAIERFGRYGTWDAGATVSTKMYMFYDFFSFLPIKTVRHVITPQVGFRVTPNYSNRDYIQQVQMDTIGNIKSYSIYDNYSPFSAAPTGKETGKITMSLQNNFEMKVRDRKDTLTGYKKVKLLDQLRFSTDYDLFADSLNWSNMSIVASTNLFNFFKINYNSSMDFYAYGTDTLGNNFRTSNFELGENGRLGRFVRHAIGINFTLSNKKQQQRKKKKLEAMNKSAFVFQNIPWSVSVGYTFNYQKPYDDDSKRQTQALVLNSRMQITENWKFDASLNFDLEAREFGYTTFSIYRDMNCWEARIMVVPAGGQQQYNFGINLKPSMFKDLKIERKRNFYDFN; encoded by the coding sequence TTGAGCAAAATTAATACTACTGCCTTGCCCACGCACTCCTTCCGTCCCCGTTTATTTCACGCATTTCTGTTGATAATGTTGTGTGGACACGTTGCTTATGCGCAAAACGATAGTATTCCAATAAACGGACCAGACAGCACACAAACCCAAGCCGACACCAGTAAAACGGAGGATCAAGCCAGTTCTTCAAGCTTCAATTCGAAGGTGGAATACATGGCGGAAGACTCTCTGCGCTTTGATGTTAAGAACCAATTGGTGTACCTCTATAGTTCTGGTGAAGTCCATTATGAAACGACCAGTCTGAAAGCGGATTACATTGAATTGGACCTGAATTCGAATGAGGTATTCTCCAGAGGTTCTCTGGATACCACAACGGGTGAATTGGTTGGTAAACCTGAGTTTAGCGACGGAGGACAGGAATTTGAAGCCACTGAAATGCGCTATAATTTCCAATCGAAAAAAGGACTCATTTCAGATGCTGTCACCCAACAGGGTGATGGATACGTAACCGGAAACAAGGTTAAAAAATTACCTGGTGATGTCATTTTCATCGAGGACGGACGCTTTTGCCCCTGTGAGGATCGCAATGCGAAAACCTTTATTCAGGCCAAAAAGATCAAAATTATACCTGAAGACAAAGTAGTAACAGGGCCAGCTAACTTGAAGCTTGGCAACATTCCTACTCCCCTGCTCCTGCCCTTTGGAATTTTTCCAAACCGCCAAGGTGCCGCTTCAGGAATTATCCCTCCTCAGTTTAACTACAGTGAAAGTCAGGGATTCTCTTTGCAACAAGGGGGGTATTACTGGGCCGTGAATGACTACATGGATCTATCCTTTTTGGGTGACATTTACTCACGGGGAAGTTGGGGACTTGGATTAAAAAGTAACTACAATGTAAAGTACCGATTCCGAGGCAATGTGGATTTGAAGTACTCCCGCTTTGTTGAAGGTTCGGCAGAAACACAGGATTTGAGACGCGAAACAATTTACCGGATTTTCTGGAAACACGTTCAAGATCCTAAATCGAGTCCTTACAGCAATTTTAGTGCAGACGTAAACGTATATGCCAACAACCGGCTGGACATTACCTCTACTGCCCAACAGTACTTGTCCAACACCTTTAAATCGAACATTAACTACAGTTACAATTTTCCGAATTCACCATTCCGTATGACGGTGAATGCGAGTCACGAATTGAATACCATTGATACCAATACTTATGCTCAGCTGGTTTTGCCCCAGATAACGCTGAACATGGACCGGATTTATCCCTTCAAGAGAAAATACAAAGTGGGCCGCGACAAGTGGTATGAAAAGATTGGCTTAACCTACTCGACCAATGCTCTGAACAAGATCAACACCTTACAGGATTCTCTGTTTACCGAATCGGCTTTGGATGATCTGAAATATGGTATTCGACACACCTTTGGTTTAAACACGAATTACAAACTGCTCAAGGTATTCAGCTTTCAGCCAAGCTTTAACTACCGCGAAACATGGGAATTCAAACAAACCGATCAAACTTGGGATGCGGATTCAGGAGTGATTCAGGAAAATGCGATTGAACGATTTGGACGTTATGGAACTTGGGATGCGGGTGCCACCGTTAGTACCAAGATGTACATGTTCTATGACTTCTTTAGCTTCCTTCCTATTAAAACGGTTCGCCACGTAATTACACCTCAGGTTGGATTTCGTGTAACCCCTAACTACTCCAACCGAGATTACATCCAGCAAGTTCAGATGGATACCATTGGAAACATCAAAAGCTACTCGATTTACGACAACTATAGCCCCTTTAGTGCCGCTCCAACTGGAAAGGAAACAGGAAAAATCACCATGTCGCTGCAAAACAACTTCGAAATGAAGGTGCGTGACCGAAAGGACACCTTAACCGGCTACAAGAAGGTGAAACTGCTTGATCAGTTGCGTTTTTCGACCGACTACGACTTGTTTGCCGACTCGCTCAACTGGAGCAACATGAGCATTGTAGCATCCACGAATCTGTTCAACTTTTTCAAAATCAACTACAACTCCTCGATGGACTTTTATGCCTACGGCACAGATACTCTGGGCAATAACTTCCGAACCAGCAACTTTGAATTAGGAGAAAATGGTAGATTGGGACGATTTGTTCGTCACGCCATTGGTATCAACTTTACCCTCTCTAACAAAAAGCAGCAGCAACGAAAGAAAAAGAAGCTGGAGGCCATGAACAAGAGTGCCTTTGTATTCCAAAATATTCCTTGGTCGGTTTCTGTAGGATATACCTTTAACTACCAAAAACCTTACGACGACGATTCCAAACGGCAGACTCAAGCCCTGGTTTTAAACTCCAGAATGCAGATCACCGAAAACTGGAAGTTTGACGCTTCCTTGAATTTTGACCTGGAAGCTCGGGAATTTGGGTATACCACATTCTCTATTTACCGGGATATGAACTGCTGGGAAGCCCGAATTATGGTGGTACCTGCAGGTGGTCAGCAGCAGTACAACTTTGGAATCAATCTGAAGCCCTCCATGTTCAAGGATTTGAAAATTGAACGGAAACGAAATTTCTACGACTTTAATTAA
- a CDS encoding RidA family protein, producing the protein MKKTVLTENAPAPIGPYSQAVVANGMVYVSGQVAIDPATGEVKTDDLEEETHLVMKNLKAVLAASGSSLDQVIKCSIFISDMGNFSRINEVYGSYFTGDFPARETVEVSCLPKNVNVEISCMALVG; encoded by the coding sequence ATGAAGAAGACAGTTTTAACCGAAAATGCACCCGCTCCAATTGGACCCTACAGTCAGGCAGTAGTAGCCAATGGGATGGTTTATGTAAGTGGTCAAGTAGCCATCGACCCTGCGACAGGTGAAGTGAAAACAGATGATCTGGAGGAGGAAACGCATTTGGTGATGAAAAACTTAAAGGCCGTTTTAGCCGCTTCCGGATCTTCTTTGGATCAGGTGATAAAGTGCTCAATTTTCATCAGCGACATGGGCAACTTTAGCCGAATTAATGAGGTTTACGGAAGCTACTTTACCGGTGATTTTCCGGCTCGCGAAACGGTAGAAGTAAGTTGTTTGCCCAAGAATGTAAATGTGGAGATTTCCTGCATGGCATTGGTAGGCTAA
- a CDS encoding murein L,D-transpeptidase catalytic domain family protein: MRIKKWQLILILIGFFVGVIFSPTVPDDELLDRIDVELKKYPAHFRKAQFAILIDYDSPVFRKRLWVVDLKSRRTLLNAHVSHAYKSGLLWATEFSNEPESKISSKGVFKTLNAYKSQFGEGEYQIGMRIQGLEPGINDNVFQRNIVFHSHHSPWSEGCFMTLPSINKEIIDLTRDGNLLIVR, translated from the coding sequence ATGCGAATCAAAAAATGGCAACTTATTCTAATCCTTATTGGATTCTTTGTTGGAGTGATCTTTAGTCCGACGGTTCCCGATGATGAACTTCTGGATCGAATAGATGTGGAGCTCAAAAAGTATCCGGCACATTTTAGAAAGGCTCAGTTCGCCATACTTATCGATTATGATAGCCCCGTGTTTAGGAAACGGCTTTGGGTGGTGGACTTAAAAAGTCGCAGAACGCTCTTGAATGCGCATGTAAGTCATGCCTATAAATCAGGGTTACTGTGGGCTACTGAATTTTCCAACGAGCCTGAATCCAAGATTTCTTCAAAGGGAGTTTTTAAAACCCTCAACGCCTACAAAAGCCAATTTGGAGAAGGTGAATATCAAATTGGAATGCGTATCCAGGGTTTAGAACCTGGGATAAATGATAATGTCTTTCAGCGAAACATTGTGTTTCACAGTCACCACTCACCGTGGAGTGAGGGCTGTTTTATGACATTACCCTCGATCAATAAGGAAATAATAGATTTGACGAGGGACGGGAATCTCCTCATTGTTCGTTAG
- the lpdA gene encoding dihydrolipoyl dehydrogenase produces MSYDLIVLGSGPGGYVAAIRASQLGLKTAIVERESLGGICLNWGCIPTKALLKSAQVFEYLNHASDFGISVKDHSADFPAIIKRSRGVAEKMSNGIQFLMKKNKIDVIMGTGKLKSATELEVTDEKGAATNYTAKNIIVATGARSRELPNLPQDGKKIIGYRQAMNLPKQPKKMVVVGSGAIGSEFAYFYQAMGTEVTLIEYMPNIVPVEDEDVSKQLGRSFKKMGMKVMVSSEVTNVDTKGTGCKVSVKTKKGEEVIDCDIVLSAVGISTNIENIGLEDVGIATDKGKILVNDYYQTNIPGVCAIGDVVAGPALAHVASAEGIVAVEKMAGMDPQPIDYGNIPGCTYCSPEVASVGMTEKAAKEAGYDIKVGKFPFSASGKASAAGHNEGFVKLVFDAKYGELLGGHMIGYNVTEMVAELVAVRKLETTGHELISTVHPHPTMSEAIMEAAADAYDECIHI; encoded by the coding sequence ATGAGTTACGATCTGATCGTTTTAGGAAGTGGACCTGGTGGATATGTAGCCGCCATTCGTGCCTCTCAGCTTGGGCTGAAAACTGCCATTGTTGAAAGAGAATCCCTTGGAGGTATTTGCCTGAACTGGGGCTGTATTCCTACCAAAGCTCTTTTGAAAAGTGCACAAGTGTTTGAATACCTGAATCACGCTTCTGATTTCGGTATTTCCGTAAAGGATCATTCGGCCGATTTCCCAGCTATTATCAAGAGAAGTCGTGGTGTAGCTGAGAAAATGAGCAACGGTATCCAGTTTTTGATGAAGAAAAACAAGATCGATGTGATCATGGGTACAGGTAAACTGAAGTCGGCTACGGAATTGGAAGTAACCGATGAGAAAGGTGCTGCCACAAACTATACTGCAAAAAATATTATCGTAGCCACTGGAGCCCGCTCCAGAGAATTGCCAAACCTTCCTCAGGATGGCAAGAAAATTATCGGCTACCGCCAGGCGATGAACTTGCCTAAGCAACCTAAGAAAATGGTTGTGGTAGGTTCAGGAGCTATCGGTTCTGAGTTTGCTTACTTCTACCAGGCTATGGGCACTGAAGTAACACTTATCGAATACATGCCAAACATCGTTCCTGTAGAAGACGAAGACGTGAGCAAGCAATTGGGTCGCTCCTTCAAGAAAATGGGAATGAAGGTGATGGTTTCTTCAGAGGTAACCAATGTAGACACCAAAGGAACGGGCTGCAAGGTTTCTGTAAAGACCAAAAAAGGCGAAGAAGTTATTGATTGTGATATCGTTCTTTCTGCGGTAGGTATCTCTACCAACATCGAAAACATCGGTTTGGAAGACGTTGGAATCGCAACAGACAAGGGTAAGATCCTTGTAAACGATTATTACCAGACTAACATCCCAGGTGTTTGCGCCATTGGTGATGTAGTTGCTGGTCCAGCTTTGGCACACGTTGCTTCTGCTGAAGGTATTGTAGCTGTAGAAAAAATGGCCGGAATGGATCCTCAGCCAATTGACTACGGTAACATCCCTGGGTGTACGTACTGTTCTCCTGAAGTAGCTTCAGTTGGAATGACTGAAAAAGCGGCTAAGGAAGCTGGATACGACATCAAAGTGGGTAAATTCCCATTCTCTGCTTCTGGTAAAGCAAGCGCTGCCGGACACAATGAAGGTTTTGTTAAACTCGTATTCGACGCTAAGTACGGCGAATTGTTGGGTGGCCACATGATTGGATACAACGTTACTGAAATGGTTGCCGAGTTGGTAGCTGTACGTAAGTTGGAAACTACAGGCCATGAGTTGATCAGCACCGTACACCCTCACCCTACCATGAGTGAGGCGATTATGGAAGCTGCGGCTGACGCCTACGACGAGTGCATCCACATCTAA